In the genome of Corticium candelabrum chromosome 18, ooCorCand1.1, whole genome shotgun sequence, the window aGTCCATAACCATTGATCTCATTCTattgtactgtgtgtgtgtgtgtgtgtgtgtgtgtgtgtgtgtgtgtgtgtgtgtgtgtgtgtgcatgtgtgtgtgtgtgtgtgtgtgtgtgtgtgtgtgtgtgtgtgtgtgtgtgtgtgtgtgtgtgtgtgtgtgtgtgtgtgtgtgtgtgtgtctatctgttgctccaactgtctgtcattctgtcgGTCCATCGATCTGTTGGTCTTCTGCTCTTACAGTAACTTTTAAACGTCATACCATAATACGTACATCATTACAAAACAATGATCAGAACAGCCACTAACACCAAAaacgacaaacaacacaaacacagtgtTCCTTCCAAAACGAGAATCGAGCTACACGACCAACATTAAAATTCATCTCTCAATTCGCCCGTCtttcatccatctgtccactGTTGTATGTACTATCTGCCCACTTGTTTGTGTCTGCTGCCCAATCACATGCTTCTGTACCACCATCATAGTATCTCGACGATTCTCACTAATACGCACACAACATACTGCAACACtcacagcaaacacaaacCCTAGCAGACCACACTAATGACTACCGCCTCTCTCAATGTCAATACCTTTGCCTTCTTGCCGATAATCTTCTCAATAGTTTGACTCTCGGCTAACAGGAGAGCAGTACTGTAGTAACTCGAAACCTAACAAAAACACGCTACAAGCAACGACCAATCACACTAAATGCCACATCACCTGCCATGCCAGACGACCCATAATGTTCCCCTTTTTGCCCTCGTGCATCGCCTTTTCGAGCATGCACTCTTGCGCTTGACCCTacagcaagaaaacaagagaaactAAAGACGACAACACGACACATCGATCGACGGCATCATCAAACTATCTAAAAGACTTCCACGAGTGCAGAAACAATCGACGAGCACCTCTACTGATAATACTAATTTCTATTGACACAAAGAAGCTAAAGTCTGTACACCAAAATTTCATGTAGTTTCTAGCCTCAAAGCTAAAAACAAAAGCACTGCtcatattttctatttttatgaCTCTAGCAGTGTAAGTACAGCTATACTGTACACTAACACAAATCACCACTAAACGGCTGGTAAGTTAGGTACTAATGGGATACAGTATCTCCCATCATGTGATACAGAAATGGCAACCGTTCTTCACTAGAAAGCAGCAGCGCATTCTTATCGTAGCACGAAGTAGTCATACCTTCATAGCTTTGGTAGATAACAATATAGCCGCTAAGGTCTGTTGTGCCTCAAGCGCCTTGTTTGTCGTGAGAACAACCTACTCTGACAAAGTTGTGGTGCAAAAACTTTCTCCTTACACACAATCCGAGGGAGTAAACTGTTTTGTACAACACAGCCTACATATAAACACATTATAGCCGTAGACTTGCTTCGCTTGTGTCCTCGTTTGCTCTACTCAGTCTTTTTGCAATAAGTAAAATCATAATCATGTTGCCAAAGCGTTCGTTGCAGCAGCAAGAATACACGTCAAGAAGTGATCGGAGTTGCCCCACCCTATAGTAAGAAGAAATGTGAATGGTAGGAACTTCTCAAGTTTGCTGCAGGGCAACTAGCACGACTAGATCAACAGCAGCGCAGACACACAACGAGTAGAATTTGCTCTCCATGTTAGCAGTGTTTCACATACAACGTCTCATTTCTCAGTGCAGGAAAGTGTCAGAGTATGGCCGAAGTTACCACAGATTACAGTACCTTAGCATTCAGTACAAATTTTAGAAATTTTATATACTAAGAAATAAAAGCCCCAGACACAAGCTCAAGTGTGTTGCAATTTCAGACAATATGCAATTAGCATGACACATTTTCCAAACACTTAATTTAATATCTACGGACTTCCCTTCTCGTTAATAGACACTGCTGACAAACTTACTGTAAACCAAAAAATTCAGTGGCAAGTTACTTCCGGTAATTTTGGTATGGCCTATGAAGTAcctaaattaataaaatataaataaattaatcacTACCCAAATTTTGCAAAAGTTGTCCAACAGCAATGTCCGTGAACATGGTAAAGTATTATGTAGCTAACTACGTAATGCATACCTACTATTGTGTTGTAGTGTACTGTGCACCCAGCCAAGAGTCTCAAACTTCCAAGGAGTTTCACAAAATAGATTGGTACCGAAATTGTTAGCCACCGAAAATTCTTGCTTTACAGCATATTACAGTAGAGATAACCATGCGCGTGCATACCAGCATCAGACTTGTCATTAATGCCATCATTTCACTGCCCATATCCGatgtagcagcagcagcagcaaagtgTTCCTGTTACACAAACGTAGTATCGAACAATCAACAGAGTTGTTCGTATATTGTCGACCTTGACATAGTCGAATGCCCCAGCAGCACACTGAAAATGCGTGCACGAAACACGCATACCCTACAACAGTACATTCATGATACAGAATATGAGAGCTCAGGTGGTGTGTTGAACACACTTCATCAGTAGTTCGACTGTCATAATCTCCAAGCTGCAAGTGCAAAACACCTAGGAATACAGACATGATGACAGATTGTCCTTTCCTCATCTCACACGTTGTAAAGAAGACATGcatattgttaattaacttgtctctttatcttgtctgtctgtctgttagtcagtcagtcagtcagtctgtctatctgtctcttgcctgtctgtctgtcagtttgatTGTCTATcttgtctttccatctgtatgtctgcctaGTAAAACAACTGTAACCGTCCACTCCACATGCAGATGAAAGGTCCACGGAAAATACCTTCATGCAGCTATGACACAATAAAGATCAATTTAATAAGTCTCCACATTCCATTGTTGTCACGAAGTGCTTCATCCAAATCCAAGTGGTTGGTGTATTACTGTACCTACTCTTGTATCACCCCACTATCCATCAAGCCCCCATCCCCAACTTCGGCCCAGCATCTAACATTTTCGCACCTAAGCTCCACTAAATTGGAATAAGGTGCCAGCAGTCGAACATCCCCCATAACAACTTGATTACCCCTTCTAAATATGGGTGGATGATACATGAAACCATGATGTACTAGATGAGTAGGGTTTCACGCAATACGGAAGGCGATGTGCACCACCTGCTTGTTCTTGATGAGTACAGAGTTCACAAATGCAAGGAAGAGCGAGCAGACTTTGCAAGTAAGAACACTGATGTTATGTGAGAGCAAACTTGAGTCATAGTAATTAGTCAAACACTCCAGCAAGAGCCCATCCCATACACAGACCAAGCTGACTTGCCACAGAGGTAGGGTGAGACAAGAGTAGGTATGGTAACTTAACATTCAACCTGGTTGCAAATCTGTGAATCATTCTGCAGTCTCTAAATCTGTGTGTTGTATTTTAAGTCTGCTTCCATCCCTTCTACTAGTCTGTCTCTCCGTTCCGACAAAGTCTCCTgctaaacaacacaacataccCAAATTGAACAGAATGCACGCTTGCTCATATGACACATCAGACACTGCCATACTCTTGCCCGAAAAACTGTCAGTCCTAGACAAAGCAAATTGTCCACtcccacacaacacacaacatcaatGAAAGGCAGCTGTACCAAGTAAATGGCAAAGAAGCCACCCCTCCTTCATGTAGAGGAAATCTCGCCTCTAGAAAATGCAGCTGACAAAAATATCGACGCAGAATTCGACAGCCTGAGTAATCTCGTGCTGGAGTAACCGCCGACTGGAGAAAAGCAAACATATGATTACGTCACGTGATGTCGTCACCGATACCCAAGTAGGGACCCTGCCACTGTACGTCGACTTCTACCTCTCTTAATTGATTAAGCTGCGCCATTTCATCACTGTAGTTGTCTGGGTCTTCGCCATATTGGTTAAATATGTGCTACAGAAAAGTTGCATCAAAAATTGTGGCTGAAAGTGCCAGGACGCTTACCCGCTTAAGAACTCCTTTAAAGTCAACTGAAATAGAGCTCTTGAGGTCAACAGTAAGCATCGGTGTACGAGGGATTTCTTCCATGGCGCTGGAttcttgtcacgtgactagtgCCCTCGGAGTCCAGTCCCTGGTGACCACGCCTTGTTATTATCCCATCATAGTAGCTGCCTCAAGTGCAAACAAAGGCTCCAAATTATCCTTGAGTCGGCCTTCACTGTGTGTAAACTCTCGTTTCTTAGTATTCACACTCAAATACGTAATACAACAGACAACTAATAAACTCACAAATATCAAACGTATACACAACACACGAACATATCGAGTAACTTCATATCAGGGTCGCTTTCAATATCCAGCATCAATGCTTCCAACACAATAACACGAAAAGTATATCACTAGCTACAACAGCGAGTAACTATGAGTCACAAACAAAACGTAAACAATCCAGTCAATCGAGTGTCTCGTACGGATTCTCCTCCGACTCGGTCGTATCAATTCCCTTCGACTTTGCATCCGGAATCCACATCCCCGAATCAATGCATTTCTTCATGTATACCTCAGCCTCTTCCTTTGGCATCTCGGCCAACGCTTTCTGTAACATCGGAATGTCTTTCTTCTCAAAACATTGCTGGAGTTTTTCCGGTAGCGACTCGAATACTTCGACGGGATCCAATCCGCCGGGACCGAGACGCTTCTGACGCTCTTCTTCTTCAATCTCTTTCATGATCCTTTCCATACGAATCTTGGCACGCTCTCTAACTCGACTCATAAACTGCTGATGCTCATCCTCCATTGCATCGAGGTACTGCTTGTCGGCGTGCTTGATACGCTGAAAGAACTCAGCAAAGCAAGCTCGAGGATCGCGATTTAGTTGTTTGCCCAACTCGAGAACGTACTGCATGAGGATTGTCTGACGTGCAACGTGTTTCATGAGATCATGCTTTTCTTGGCACTCGAGTGTGATACACCAAATGGTGAGGTAGTTGGCCGTTGCTTCGCACACAAGATGAGGTCGTTTCCGTAGAAACTTGGAGCTGGAATCGTAATCCTTCAACATGCCGTAtttcttgatgtcatcctCGTGTTCGTTCATGAAATCGGTAGAAAAGGACTCGTCGTCTCCTTGTGATCCCTTTTTGTCTTTAGATTTCACTTCGTTAATGATCGTTTTTGTGAATCCATCGTGACTCAGTGTGTCGACGTTCCATGGAGTCAGGCGCTCTTTCTTGAGCAACTCCTGCTCTTTCTCTTGAAAGTGTTGTTCTTGCTGTTGCAAATCCTTCATTTCGACCTTCAGCTCGCTCAATCGTTTCTGGACTGCCTCCTCGTCAGTCTTTTCAACGGCTGCATATATACAAATGTCAATTGAGGAAAATACAAGTgaggaaaacaaacacaagaactATACAGCAGATACAACACAAGCAGATTGGATGATAAATAATTTACtctaaataatttatttaaccCATATACTCTGATGtggtgcctgtgtgtgtgtgtgtgtgtgtgtgtgtgtgtgtgtgtgtgtgtgtgtgtgtgtgtgtgtgtgtgtgtgtgtgtgtgtgtgtgtgtgtgtgtgtgtgtgtacgtgcgtgcctgtctgtctgtctgtcaattcatCTGTCatcatgcatacacacaggCCTGCATGAAGGCATGTAAATACCAAGTTTCATGTACACCAAATGACATTCCCTgttacaaacaagaaaacagtaTTACATGATACCAAATGCAACTATGCATCAATACGTAATCCCTGATTATATAGATAAATCTGCCGGCTTGAATGATCCATACATCACATGTCACATAGACTGTCAACACACGACAGCCCATTCACACAATGGTTGTAGCCTCGGTGTTGTATCTCTAGCCTACAGTCTGACAATATAGATTCCCAAAATTCTGTTTCAAACCTCATCTATAGTGGGTGTAACCATGCTCACCTAACTAGCTTGCTTAAATCTCAAACTCAATGCAACCCTAAGTGCCACTACAAATAAGCGCATTTTCTAAAATCAACAAGTTTGACTCAGGAAACTGCCATTTTCGAGATGACAAAATTATAACAGACGACACCTGCCATTACTTTCTGTCTCTTGCATAAGCTTCTGTAGCTGTTCGAGGCGCTTTTTGTGTTCATGAGTTTCTTTTTCGAGCTTCTCTTTATCCTTTTTCTGCTCTTCCATCCGTTCAACCCGCGCCCGATGACGCCAGCGAAACAGACTCGGCGTGTCGATATTCGGGTGAGTGTCATCTTCATCGTCGCTCACTTCTATGTGCGACCATTTACTGTAATCAACCATGTCGGGGTTCCAGAAGATTCCTGTTCGTAATCCGGGTACGTACAGACAAATTGCAACATCCCGTATATTCAAAAACCAAAGCAGTAAAAGCGCAAACTCTTTAGTTCTACActatttcttcttcttgtccGATAGTCCAGCGCCAGCATTGAACTTGAAGAAAATCATGTCACCATCTTCAACAGTATAGTTTCGACCTTGTTGTCGATATTTGCCAGCAGCCTACAAATATAACAGCCATTAGCTTAGATGCAGCTACAGATAGGCACACTAGCTGACTGTAAATTATAAACCTATAATACATGTATGAATCACTGGTCTTGACAGTAAGTTTAATTTCTGATAAAAAAattgggttaattaattaatccagaAGACTAGCTCCTCAAAACAtatcttttgatattaatgtcatttagtttatctgtctgttccaAATCCTGccattctgtttgtccattgtctgcaTACATTAACTTACTGTAAGATCTGTAtacaaaacaagacaacacaacaacctTCACTGCAGGCTCTGATCCCAATTCCTTAAAATCATCATATTTGGTAACTTCAGCCATAATAAATCCCTTCTCAAAGTCAGTGTGAATCTTTCCTGCAGCTTCCGGTGCCTTTGTTCCTTTCTAAAGCAACAAGACAATAAAGGCACGCTTTCACAATGAACATCCTCTGTGCACTGACTCTAACTGTCCATGCTTTAACTTCATCTTTTCCTGATGTAAAAAAGTACTCCAGGTGTAGAGCTTTGTATCCTGCAGTGATGATTTTTGGAAGAGTACTGTAAAGGAAAGAAACCACATCTCTACATTGCATAAAAATAATGAATCAGATCACCTCTGTACTCCACAACTCCTTGCATactctgcagctgcagcatCATCCATCTCTGATATCTATGTACAACATCGCATAGATCAACGCTATTGACAATTGTGTGTAACTAAATGCCTGCTTTGTCTATTAGATGATACCACAATGTGACATGCAGACTAATACTCTTACTTATTTAGTAAGATATTGTTGCTTCTTCTCGTTTGACAAAGAGTATTTGTTCTCAAAGAAAATAATTCCTAGTCAGCAGCCGGCAACCAACTAAACCCCAACTCTATCAGATCTAGACTGTGAGTCACCTGGGTCTGGCAACCAACTGAGCAAACTCCAATTCTATCAGATCTACACAGTCACACAAGGTCTGACCAGGACTAACTGCCTTAAAACTGTTTTCTTGAGAGCAAAAATGCCTTTTAGTTATAAATACCACAAACATCCACACCAATCCAATGACATCTTGAGATTTTGCTCTACAATTGTTTTATAACAATGAATTGTAACAAGAGCACTGATATCAAAGCACACCACAagataacacaacaaaatggCATACAGTTCTAGTAACACAACTTGAGTTATAAATCTTAATGATACTGTAGCTCATTAGAATGTCTCCCTTTCTGGGTAATTTTCCCTGTCTATGTCCTACTCCTCTGTAATGTTATCTAGCTAATCAAGTGTTGCAGCAGCTTCACTTGCTTTACTTGCCCATGTGTTCACATTGAACTAATAATCCACCCTCTCCAACAACCCATATCATTACATTTTGTTCAGATTTCTAAAACTGtctagaattaattaatatgtatttattgtgTATACTACCAATCAAAACATTACACAAATCCTTGCTTCAGTATGTCAATGCcttaaactaaaattttagtattgaGGCAAAATTGAGTACGACAAACAAACCAGACTATAGTCGCAATTTTTACCTATAGTTAGACTTCATGTTCACTACTGTCACAATTAGAAGTTACCATGTCTTACTTTTGATTCAAAGCTAGCGCTAAACGGTATAAGAACAGCACCGGGATCATGTTCATCTACCCATTCCTTGATCTTTACCAACCTTGTGTACATAAGATTATCAAACAGCCGACTTTCATCCGTTTAAAATAATCAGCATGCATTCCTACCATTTATTTTTCTTCCGAATGAAATCTTTCTCGGACATATTCACCAAATAGATCATTACTTTGGATGTCAACAAAAGATGCTTGTTCAGAGTCTCAATCTGAGTACAAAAACAcgcataaacaaataaaatcaaaacaatcaataattgatAACGACTGTTACCTCTCGCGATGTCCACTCGCAAAATCTTGCTGGTTTCTTCTCATCGGCTACTAGAGATGTAATCTTCACTAAGTCATCCTAAAATGATAATGCCAAAATGTTACCAAAACTTAATGAAATTACTTAGTACATAGAGTCTATCAACGGAGACTCAAGCTCTCCACAATACAGAAGATCGTTCATTGATGGCCATCCTACCATCCCTACCAGATCGCTCCCAaccaatacattaattaatttgttaagCTATTTTAGCAACCTAAAGTTATATAATGTGAAACTGTTAATGCTAAAAGTTCCCATAACTAGTCATTGGTACCGATGCAcaacatacatgcacaacaggTTTCATTACCATGACATCACTGCCTACTACAAGCAAAATCTGCAAGCTGTAGCAACATCAATTGTGGCTTTCCTATTAAAATGGCATAAAAAGCATGGCAAGATAAGAAAAATACTTCAATTAGTTAAGGTGTATAAATACTCCACTCaagcaatattaattaagtaaaaaaCCAATTTCCTGTCCACTTTGCCTGTGGTAAAACTTACAGAATACATAAAGATACGAGTAACTTACATATTCAGCTTTCCCCTTCTTGTCTCCACCTCGAACAACAGTCTTTTCTAAACCAGACTGCACAGGAAAATGACCGACTCGATTACACAATTACAAAGTTACACATCAACAGTCGTACCACCCGAGCACGTAAATACTCTTCATCCTATAACCAAGAAATATAAAGGACTCTTCATACATGTCAATGCAACACCAACCTTCAGTCTTAGCTCCTCATGTATGATTTCAATGTCTCGAACGGGATTGACGTCTCCTTCTACGTGTGtgacattgtcatcatcaaatACTCCTAAATGTAAATTATTAGAAAACTGTAGATGCCTGGTGTCTAGCAAATATGACAGCATTCATCTAATTAACCAGAGAAACGTGCAAAATAGATTACGATGTGGTTGTTACAAAAACAATAGCAAAGGAATTCTTACTACATAGATGGAAGATGCCATCACATGCACTGATGTGAGACAAAAATGCATTGCCCAAACCCTGTAAAACACAATGTGAAAAGAGTGTGATGCAACAAGAAAATATGTGGTGTGCAGTTCAACTTCGCTGTTACACTAAATTGTGCTTTCCAAagcatacatacaacacacattcCGACAGTTTCCAGTATCCTGTGCAcaagtgtgcatgcatgtgtctaaTATAATGCAATCTATTTTTAATGAGTTAGAAGAATaacttacatacacacacgtaaCACGAGATTTTGTCTACCCATCTGATTATGCCTCTATACAATAATCATGCACAAAATGTGCTCACATTCACGATCAGACACATACCTACATCGGTCTATCTCTGTCATCAGACTACCAGTTTACAACAAGCTACTTCATATGCAACTGTTTGACATGCATTTTGTAGAAAACATAAATAGAGTTCCGAAAAAAAGACTTCAGAGTGATGTTGATTGTCTACTGCACAAACCTGGCCTTCATGTGCACCTTTAACCAAACCAGCGATGTCAACCACATGAAGGTATGCAGGAACTTTGCTATGGAAACAGATAACCGATGATTCGATTTAGGTACAGACTATCATACAATGTGATACCTTAGAGGTTTGAAATGCTCACATAGAAAATCAAAGCGTTCATCTGGAACTGGTACTCGACTTGCAGAACAGTAGAGAAAAGTGTTATTTTACTTAACCAGAAGTTGAAtaactgacagaaagacacgGTTACGTAatattacatacacacaatgtcaCATACATCAAGTAAACAGAGTGGATCGACGTCAGTTACCACTGTTAACTGTGCGTGCATGCCTTAACAAAAAGTATCCTATcgaaatgtctgtctgtgcattaTCTACATATAAAAGCACCTTATCAGAACGTGGTCCGGACAcccacaacaaacaaagaagtaagtagacaaacaggtcaacagacagaaagaacaaaaatacatttatacagacaaacagacaaacagacaagcaaacagatagacagacagacaaacaaatagacagacacacagacactgcATATCTTTTGTTGAGTCAGGTCAACTTCTTTGTGACAAGATATGCCAGTTGGGTGATGCTTAATGCTCAATGTTACTTTTGCACCACTGCCATGTCTCAAGAATGAACCATTTAGCTAGATCTGTGCATCCTCCATTATTGCAACCATCAGCATCTATACATGAAGACCAAACTCATGACACCTTCAAGGCTATTCTATCACTCCAATCTATCACTGAATCACAATGGAGTCAATGTACCATGCCTGTGAAATATGGAGGTGTTGGTTTGACGTCTGTAAAAGATATTGCCTCTGCGGCATATCTAGCAAGTTGGGCTCATTCCGCAGCTACTTTACGTAAAAGGTTCCCAACTCTTTGGGAGTCACCTGAGTTCTTGGTAAATAACATGAACAATATTCAAGTCTCTTTGGACAATGCCATAGTGGAATATAACGATTCTCTTGGTCACAGTGACGTTTCTCAAGTGAGAGAATTTTGTGATCTacttgtcaacaacacaaagcTTCAGCACCGTCTCTCTGCCCAAATCTTTTCAAGCAAAATCGAGATGTGTCTAGAGACAGCTGGTGATGCCAAGGACAAGGCTCATTTAAGATCAGTTCAAGGAAAAGGTAGTGGCTCATGGCTTGAAGCGGTTCCCTCCTCAGAAAAGCTTGTGCTAACCCCAGCGAGTTTTGCTTAGCGGCTCTATTGAGAATGGGCTGCCCAATGCCATTTGGAGGTTGGCTGTCACACTGTCAATGTGGGAAAGTTCTCGACATAGACAGATACCATCTTCTTAGTTGTAAACATGGAGAAGGCCCTATATGGCAGCATGATTCTGTTGTAAGTGGATGGTCTGAATGCTTGCGTGAAGTAGGTCTGCACCACAGAAAAGAACCAAGggacagatatacaaacaatgatTGCAGACCCGATATTGTGGTGTTTGACACTGCtttaaatgtattgaaataaatgaagacagacagacagacagacagacagacagacagacagacagacagacagcattcTAGCATAAACAAGGACTTTATGTCCTTATAAtcttatagaacttgaaatctgtatggactagtaattagcctttatttgctattgtaccatagttcatgtttgaaatataataccattgacagactgacagacagacagacagacataatgaAATTTCGTATTGTCATATCACACAATCGTCATGCACTAACTCTTACAGTCTACAATTCCTAgtagaaatacaaacaaaaaacaaaaacgtaAGCAAACTTATAACAAAATGTTAAATTGCACTTATTTTCATTAGGATCAATAGTGCAAAACGGAAAATTCTCTGCAGGTGCTCCACTCTTTGTCAAGACATTGAAAAATGTCGATTTACTGTAACAAAAAAACGCGTACAAAAACGAACTCCGAAATAGTAACGTTACTACATACCCTACGTTTGGCAAGCCTACAATGCCACACTTGAGTGACGTTCCAAAACGTCCTATCAGAGGCAGAGGTTTACGGGCACCCTCGTCCTTTTTCTTTGGCGGCATTCTTTTAGCGTATCTCACAAAAATATAAGGCAATCGAAGTCTCCTACAGCCGAGCACCGAGAGCTCCAGAACTGgacggtcacgtgtgtatgtgcCTCTGAGACTACCCGGATGTTGACATACACAATTCACGTAGCAAACCcagataaataaattataactCACTGTCTTTGTGGTTTGTTTATCTGAACGTCTGCTATAAGTATTACATaaaagtacagtacagtagtacaGTAAAGTCAGTATGACATGTACACGGACACAATGTTGTAGTGTATTGATACTTTGTATTGCGTAGTGCACGTTACTTAGATAGATAAAGCACGCTATTCATTGGGTTCTATaaagtagacacacacaataaatcagACACTCTTGTGTTACGCTCACTCGGCTGTCGTATTGCTACACGCGCCACCTTACAAGGCACATCTGTTTATCACACAATATTGATCTAAACATGGTTCTACTTCATCTCCTTTGCTTATCTGCCATCTAGACAAGTCTCTAGAGTTGTGAGCTTGTGTTCCCATTCTTGCACGCCCAAGAACTAAACCACAAAGCTTGAGCAAACATGACCATTGACAACAGATCAAATGTATTCATAACTCAGATGTGTCACAATGCAAGGCCATAATTAGCTACAGACTAACATTATTGTTGACTTGTCTGGacatttgtgtgtttctgtcaGCCATATGTCTAGATACCTGTATGGTTGCTTACTTAGCCTCTTCATTCTCATAACCATTTTACTCTCCATTCCTGAGATTACCTAGGGCTTTGCATTTGTATTCATTAGACTACAACCATCACGGCTTAGAGAATAGTAGATAGTGTACAAATTCACTCTAGACTTGCTAAGCTCTTGTCAAAGAGTTGTACTGGGCCAAGCGCCATTTCCAAGTGTTAATTTTATCATCTTGACACGCAGTGGATTGGAACTCCTCCCATCATCTTGTAAAGCAGTTAGCAACAAATCTCATAGCAATCtgaatcacacacacagaccaacacaaaatCAAAGAAGCCTCCATGCACTCCCCAAGGGCACATTGCTGTATAACTAGAAATGGAAACAACAAACCCATACTACACACATTCTTCATACATGAAAACGTTGAATCAATCCATCAAGTGTCATATTCGATTATACTCAATTGCTGGAGAGCTCTATAGCTTTGTGAGCCATCTGTCTACACAAATAgtagcaaacaacaaagctTTACAAGCTCCTGTAGAACTGCAAAAGGaaca includes:
- the LOC134194400 gene encoding hsp90 co-chaperone Cdc37-like, whose product is MVDYSKWSHIEVSDDEDDTHPNIDTPSLFRWRHRARVERMEEQKKDKEKLEKETHEHKKRLEQLQKLMQETETVEKTDEEAVQKRLSELKVEMKDLQQQEQHFQEKEQELLKKERLTPWNVDTLSHDGFTKTIINEVKSKDKKGSQGDDESFSTDFMNEHEDDIKKYGMLKDYDSSSKFLRKRPHLVCEATANYLTIWCITLECQEKHDLMKHVARQTILMQYVLELGKQLNRDPRACFAEFFQRIKHADKQYLDAMEDEHQQFMSRVRERAKIRMERIMKEIEEEERQKRLGPGGLDPVEVFESLPEKLQQCFEKKDIPMLQKALAEMPKEEAEVYMKKCIDSGMWIPDAKSKGIDTTESEENPYETLD
- the LOC134194399 gene encoding obg-like ATPase 1, with amino-acid sequence MPPKKKDEGARKPLPLIGRFGTSLKCGIVGLPNVGKSTFFNVLTKSGAPAENFPFCTIDPNESRVPVPDERFDFLCEHFKPLSKVPAYLHVVDIAGLVKGAHEGQGLGNAFLSHISACDGIFHLCRVFDDDNVTHVEGDVNPVRDIEIIHEELRLKDEEYLRARVSGLEKTVVRGGDKKGKAEYDDLVKITSLVADEKKPARFCEWTSREIETLNKHLLLTSKVMIYLVNMSEKDFIRKKNKWLVKIKEWVDEHDPGAVLIPFSASFESKISEMDDAAAAEYARSCGVQSTLPKIITAGYKALHLEYFFTSGKDEVKAWTVRKGTKAPEAAGKIHTDFEKGFIMAEVTKYDDFKELGSEPAVKAAGKYRQQGRNYTVEDGDMIFFKFNAGAGLSDKKKK